From a region of the Spirochaetota bacterium genome:
- a CDS encoding CPBP family intramembrane metalloprotease codes for MKTAAIDKHPAVTVLFSIAASLLFIPLFIFRGIGFLDFWWWMSIALILLISAGILIDHDYFTSFALDMKTDTSRKIIAGLGAAFILFAVFFIGNVLSRHIFSFAGGNIDAIYGFKGGAAPLRIMILMALIIGPGEELFWRGFLQKRFSSHCGGWTGYVLATAIYTGIHAASGNIMLVLAALVCGIFWGFLYLRYGSIVINIISHTVWDIAVFLLFPFTG; via the coding sequence ATGAAAACAGCAGCTATTGATAAACATCCCGCAGTGACGGTTCTCTTCTCAATTGCCGCTTCGCTTTTGTTCATCCCCTTATTCATATTTCGCGGCATCGGATTTCTTGATTTCTGGTGGTGGATGAGTATCGCGCTGATCCTGCTTATTTCCGCCGGCATATTGATAGATCATGATTACTTCACATCCTTTGCCCTGGATATGAAAACAGATACATCGCGAAAAATCATCGCCGGTCTCGGTGCGGCCTTTATTCTCTTTGCCGTTTTTTTCATAGGCAATGTTCTATCTCGACATATCTTCAGCTTCGCAGGCGGGAATATTGACGCAATTTATGGATTCAAAGGAGGCGCGGCGCCTCTCAGGATCATGATCCTTATGGCATTGATCATCGGTCCAGGCGAGGAATTGTTCTGGCGCGGATTTCTCCAAAAACGCTTTTCCAGTCACTGCGGCGGATGGACCGGATATGTACTGGCGACCGCCATCTATACGGGCATCCATGCGGCAAGCGGCAATATAATGCTGGTTCTGGCCGCGCTGGTTTGCGGCATCTTCTGGGGATTTCTCTATTTAAGGTATGGTTCAATTGTTATCAACATAATCAGCCATACGGTTTGGGATATTGCCGTGTTTCTTCTCTTTCCCTTCACCGGTTAG
- a CDS encoding oxidoreductase: MAKKKTDSRKTPRPKAGQKTAAKSKPAQGKTALIAGASGLTGGHCLEFLLDTPYYNQVHALVRRPLSITHPKLSQHVVDFDDSASIRDAIKADDIFCCLGTTIKKAGSQEAFRKVDFTYPVTLAREAASRGSKRYFIITAMGSNPRSRIFYNRVKGEVEAAVRALPYESVHIFRPSLLLGDRQEVRAAEKIGSALARILNPLMAGPLRPYRAIQARAVAWAMVYSAIAHLPGGVMESREIQAAWDMRR; encoded by the coding sequence ATGGCAAAAAAAAAGACGGATTCTCGGAAAACACCTAGGCCCAAGGCCGGGCAGAAGACCGCGGCGAAATCAAAACCCGCGCAGGGTAAAACGGCCCTCATAGCCGGCGCAAGCGGCCTCACCGGCGGCCATTGCCTGGAGTTCCTCCTCGATACGCCCTACTATAATCAAGTGCATGCCCTGGTGCGCAGACCCCTTTCGATCACGCACCCGAAGCTTAGCCAGCATGTAGTCGACTTCGATGATTCGGCCTCAATCCGCGACGCTATAAAGGCCGATGACATCTTCTGCTGTCTCGGCACCACAATTAAAAAGGCCGGCTCACAGGAGGCATTCCGGAAAGTTGACTTCACCTATCCCGTGACCCTTGCACGGGAGGCCGCGTCACGGGGCTCAAAGCGTTACTTCATCATCACGGCTATGGGATCGAATCCCCGTTCAAGGATCTTCTACAACCGCGTGAAGGGCGAGGTCGAAGCGGCGGTACGGGCCCTTCCCTACGAGTCTGTCCATATATTCCGCCCGTCGCTCCTCCTGGGAGACCGTCAGGAAGTCCGCGCAGCCGAAAAGATCGGCAGCGCCCTTGCCCGGATACTCAATCCTCTCATGGCGGGCCCCCTCAGACCCTACCGCGCGATCCAGGCACGGGCCGTAGCCTGGGCCATGGTCTATTCGGCGATTGCGCATCTCCCCGGCGGCGTCATGGAGTCGCGGGAGATCCAGGCAGCATGGGATATGAGAAGGTGA